A single genomic interval of Fibrobacter sp. UWB4 harbors:
- the pgk gene encoding phosphoglycerate kinase, which translates to MAKLSIEDLELAGKRVFIRVDFNVPQDKVTGEITNTKRIEAALPTIQYALDKGAAVVLASHLGRPNGEKNMKYTLAPVAKKLEELIKKPVKFLSDCVGPEVEAACAAIKPGEIILLENLRFHIEEEGKRKIKNADGTETKEKADKEAVKAFRASLTKLADVYVNDAFGTAHRDHSSMTGVELPQRAAGFLMNKELKAFDQVLNNPPRPFLAILGGAKVADKIQLINNLLDKADKIIIGGGMAFTFKKVLNNIEIGSSLFDEEGAKLVPDLMAKAKAAGKEIILPVDYIAADKFAADAATKAVSDAEGIPAGWMGLDVGAESTKLFVNAIKSAKTIVWNGPAGVFEFEAFEKATKAMADAIVEATAAGAITVIGGGDTATAAKKYGADKKVTHTSTGGGASLELLEGKVLPGVAVLTDK; encoded by the coding sequence ATGGCAAAGCTTTCTATCGAAGATCTCGAACTCGCCGGCAAGCGCGTGTTCATCCGTGTTGACTTCAACGTTCCGCAGGACAAGGTGACTGGCGAAATCACCAACACCAAGCGTATCGAAGCCGCTCTCCCGACTATCCAGTACGCTCTCGACAAGGGTGCAGCAGTCGTGCTCGCTTCCCACCTCGGCCGTCCGAATGGCGAAAAGAACATGAAGTACACGCTCGCCCCGGTTGCCAAGAAGCTCGAAGAACTCATCAAGAAGCCGGTGAAGTTCCTCTCCGACTGCGTGGGTCCTGAAGTTGAAGCAGCCTGCGCCGCTATCAAGCCGGGTGAAATCATCCTCCTCGAAAACCTCCGCTTCCACATTGAAGAAGAAGGCAAGAGGAAGATCAAGAACGCTGATGGCACCGAAACTAAGGAAAAGGCCGACAAGGAAGCCGTCAAGGCATTCCGCGCAAGCCTCACCAAGCTCGCTGACGTCTACGTGAACGACGCTTTCGGTACCGCTCACCGCGATCACTCTTCCATGACTGGTGTTGAACTCCCGCAGCGTGCCGCTGGTTTCCTCATGAACAAGGAACTCAAGGCATTCGACCAGGTCCTCAACAATCCTCCGCGTCCGTTCCTCGCCATCCTCGGCGGTGCAAAGGTCGCTGACAAGATCCAGCTCATCAACAACCTCCTCGACAAGGCCGACAAGATCATCATCGGCGGTGGCATGGCTTTCACCTTCAAGAAGGTTCTCAACAACATCGAAATCGGTTCTTCTTTGTTTGACGAAGAAGGTGCCAAGCTCGTTCCGGATCTCATGGCTAAGGCTAAGGCTGCTGGCAAGGAAATCATCCTCCCGGTGGACTACATTGCTGCTGACAAGTTTGCTGCCGACGCTGCTACTAAGGCTGTCTCTGACGCTGAAGGCATTCCGGCTGGCTGGATGGGCCTCGATGTGGGCGCTGAATCCACCAAGCTCTTCGTGAACGCTATCAAGTCCGCCAAGACCATCGTCTGGAACGGCCCTGCAGGCGTGTTCGAATTCGAAGCCTTCGAAAAGGCTACCAAGGCTATGGCAGACGCTATCGTCGAAGCTACCGCTGCTGGCGCAATCACCGTGATCGGTGGTGGCGATACCGCTACGGCAGCCAAGAAGTACGGTGCAGACAAGAAGGTGACCCACACCTCTACGGGTGGTGGCGCATCTTTGGAACTCTTGGAAGGTAAAGTCCTCCCGGGTGTTGCAGTGCTTACTGACAAGTAA